The following proteins come from a genomic window of Trifolium pratense cultivar HEN17-A07 linkage group LG4, ARS_RC_1.1, whole genome shotgun sequence:
- the LOC123921826 gene encoding disease resistance protein RGA2-like isoform X2 — MAEGLLFNTIEKLIGKLGSMAVETWNMRDDLEKLVENMSEIKAVVLDAEEQQSNSHQVQLWLEKLKDALDDADDLLDDFNTEELRRQVMTSDKKAKKFRIFFSSSNQIFYSFKMAGKIKELGKIIQDLNVGKRTFNFTNRTPERRVLKQRETHSFVREEEVIGREEEKKELLELLFDNSINVKDNVSVISIIGVGGLGKTTLAQHVYNDKQVQQHFELKKWVCVSDDFDVKGIAAKIIGSKTNIVEMDKVQLELREKVEGKRYLLVLDDIWNEDGDLWLQLMTLLKDGAKGSKIIITTRSEMVAKVCRSSSIFFLKGLDEKQSWRLFSQLAFENEKDLENENLVSIGKEIVKKCSGVPLAIRIIGCLMLTMEDWSTFKNKDLVKIDEQGGHKIFQLIKLSYDHLPFHLKNCFAFCSLFPQDFEIEKQMLIRLWIAQGFVQSSDENISLEDIGEKYFMDFVHKSFFQNITKRFDGKVHFQMHDIVHDLASVISRSEYLLVKERGQHVDKKNRHVSFGFKLDSSWKVPTSLLNAYKLRTFLLPLHTIYYYESSMEMSAHACISILSSFSRFRVLHLNCTVSMKIPSCIGRMKHLRYLDLTFSIKVEELPRSITELINLETLLLNYCESLRELPKDLWKLVSLRHLELNGCSSLTYMPRGIGKMTNLQTLTLFVLDATSKDSARASELRGLNNLRGELKITGLQCLRHCPTEAKDINLMGKPHLHRLSLNWNYEEIVGDVNDLDKDDIILHDIVMHSNITSLKIRGFGGVTMSSLVNLSTSLDKLTVEGCTRLQYLEIAPLHVKCIWLWDLPSLEWIVNNNNNNGDNSSTFCASLAEIGLEDLPNLKGWCRCSEEEMSKGCCHQFKSLDHLLIDDCRNLISIPQHTDIKVIDLGDVTSKILQQAVTHSKVEFLKLNNILNFKSLRGVFQHLTSVCDMHISNCEEFDPCNDEDGCYSMKWKELTNLKVLTFDKLPKMKYLPEGLQHITTLQTLRIIDCDARW; from the exons ATGGCTGAAGGTTTGTTGTTTAACACGATTGAGAAGCTGATCGGGAAGCTGGGTTCTATGGCTGTGGAGACCTGGAACATGAGAGATGATCTTGAAAAGCTGGTGGAAAACATGTCTGAGATCAAGGCTGTGGTTTTGGATGCAGAGGAGCAGCAGAGCAACAGCCATCAAGTTCAACTTTGGTTGGAAAAGCTCAAAGATGCTCTTGATGATGCAGATGACTTGCTTGATGACTTCAACACTGAAGAGTTAAGGCGACAGGTGATGACCAGTGACAAGAAGGCTAAGAAGTTTCGCATCTTCTTCTCATCTTCTAACCAAATTTTCTATTCATTCAAAATGGCTGGGAAAATTAAGGAACTTGGTAAGATAATTCAGGACCTTAATGTTGGTAAAAGAACTTTTAACTTTACAAATCGTACTCCTGAGCGACGAGTTTTGAAACAAAGAGAAACTCATTCCTTTGTTCGTGAGGAAGAAGTCATCGGAAGAGAGGAGGAGAAGAAAGAGTTGCTAGAGTTGTTGTTTGACAACAGCATCAATGTGAAAGACAATGTTTCAGTTATTTCCATAATTGGAGTTGGAGGACTTGGAAAGACTACGCTTGCTCAACATGTATACAACGACAAACAAGTGCAACAACACTTTGAATTGAAGAAATGGGTGTGTGTTTCtgatgattttgatgtaaaaggTATTGCTGCAAAGATCATCGGATCAAAAACTAATATTGTTGAGATGGATAAAGTGCAGCTGGAGCTTCGCGAAAAAGTTGAGGGCAAGAGATATCTGCTTGTCTTGGATGACATTTGGAATGAGGATGGTGATCTTTGGCTTCAATTGATGACACTACTGAAAGACGGAGCAAAAGgaagtaaaataattatcacCACGAGAAGTGAGATGGTAGCCAAGGTATGTCGTTCATCTTCAATCTTCTTTTTAAAGGGTCTTGATGAAAAACAATCTTGGAGATTATTCAGCCAACTAGCTTTTGAGAATGAAAAGGATCTAGAGAATGAGAATTTGGTGTCAATTGGCAAGGAAATTGTGAAAAAATGCTCAGGTGTTCCTCTCGCCATTAGAATCATTGGATGCCTAATGTTAACCATGGAGGATTGGTCAACTTTCAAGAACAAAGATCTTGTGAAAATTGATGAACAAGGTGGCCATAAAATTTTTCAACTTATCAAACTAAGTTATGATCACCTACCCTTTCATTTGAAAAACTGTTTTgctttttgttctttgtttcCACAAGATTTTGAAATTGAGAAGCAAATGCTGATTCGCCTTTGGATTGCACAAGGATTTGTTCAGTCATCAGATGAAAATATAAGTTTAGAAGATATTGGTGAAAAGTACTTCATGGATTTTGTTCATAAGTCTTTCTTTCAAAATATCACCAAACGATTTGATGGCAAGGTACATTTCCAAATGCATGATATTGTGCATGATCTGGCAAGTGTTATTTCAAGAAGTGAATATCTTTTAGTTAAAGAAAGGGGGCAACatgttgacaaaaaaaatcgtCATGTCTCTTTTGGCTTTAAATTGGATTCTTCATGGAAGGTTCCAACTTCTCTTCTCAATGCTTACAAACTAAGGACATTTTTATTGCCACTTcatacaatttattattatgaatCTTCAATGGAAATGTCTGCGCATGCTTGTATTTCCATCTTGTCAAGTTTTAGTCGGTTTCGTGTGTTGCATCTTAATTGCACAGTGTCAATGAAGATTCCATCTTGTATTGGTAGGATGAAACATCTAAGGTATCTTGACCTTACTTTTAGTATTAAAGTTGAAGAGCTCCCAAGGTCTATAactgaattaattaatttggagACTCTTTTACTCAATTATTGTGAAAGTTTGAGAGAGTTGCCCAAAGATCTTTGGAAGTTGGTAAGTCTTCGACATCTTGAGTTGAATGGTTGCAGTAGCTTAACTTATATGCCACGTGGAATAGGAAAAATGACTAATCTTCAAACACTGACACTATTTGTGTTAGATGCGACTTCCAAAGACAGTGCCAGAGCTAGTGAGCTAAGAGGATTAAATAATTTGAGGGGAGAACTAAAGATAACAGGCTTGCAATGCTTGAGGCATTGTCCTACAGAAGCTAAGGACATCAATTTAATGGGGAAGCCACATCTTCATCGGTTATCATTAAATTGGAATTATGAAGAAATTGTTGGTGATGTGAATGACTTGGATAAAGATGATATAATCCTACATGACATAGTTATGCACTCCAATATCACGTCCTTGAAAATAAGGGGATTTGGTGGTGTGACAATGTCTAGTTTGGTCAATTTATCTACAAGTTTGGATAAATTGACTGTAGAGGGTTGCACAAGATTGCAATATCTCGAAATTGCACCATTGCATGTCAAATGCATCTGGTTGTGGGATTTGCCGTCCCTAGAGTGGATagtcaacaacaacaacaacaatggtgATAATTCATCAACATTTTGTGCATCACTCGCAGAGATAGGTCTTGAAGATTTACCCAATCTAAAAGGATGGTGTAGGTGTAGTGAAGAAGAAATGTCAAAGGGTTGTTGTCATCAGTTTAAGAGTCTTGATCATTTACTGATTGATGACTGTCGTAATCTAATTTCCATTCCACAGCACACAGATATCAAGGTAATAGACCTTGGTGATGTCACATCAAAGATATTACAACAAGCAGTCACTCATTCCAAAGTGGAGtttctaaaattaaataatatacttAATTTTAAATCTCTACGTGGAGTCTTTCAGCATCTCACTAGCGTGTGTGATATGCATATCAGTAATTGTGAGGAGTTTGATCCGTGCAATGATGAAGATGGTTGTTACAGCATGAAATGGAAAGAACTCACAAACCTCAAAGTGTTGACTTTTGATAAACTcccaaaaatgaaatatttaccTGAGGGGCTTCAGCATATTACCACTTTACAAACTCTAAGAATCATAGATTGT GATGCCCGATGGTGA
- the LOC123921826 gene encoding disease resistance protein RGA2-like isoform X1, whose translation MAEGLLFNTIEKLIGKLGSMAVETWNMRDDLEKLVENMSEIKAVVLDAEEQQSNSHQVQLWLEKLKDALDDADDLLDDFNTEELRRQVMTSDKKAKKFRIFFSSSNQIFYSFKMAGKIKELGKIIQDLNVGKRTFNFTNRTPERRVLKQRETHSFVREEEVIGREEEKKELLELLFDNSINVKDNVSVISIIGVGGLGKTTLAQHVYNDKQVQQHFELKKWVCVSDDFDVKGIAAKIIGSKTNIVEMDKVQLELREKVEGKRYLLVLDDIWNEDGDLWLQLMTLLKDGAKGSKIIITTRSEMVAKVCRSSSIFFLKGLDEKQSWRLFSQLAFENEKDLENENLVSIGKEIVKKCSGVPLAIRIIGCLMLTMEDWSTFKNKDLVKIDEQGGHKIFQLIKLSYDHLPFHLKNCFAFCSLFPQDFEIEKQMLIRLWIAQGFVQSSDENISLEDIGEKYFMDFVHKSFFQNITKRFDGKVHFQMHDIVHDLASVISRSEYLLVKERGQHVDKKNRHVSFGFKLDSSWKVPTSLLNAYKLRTFLLPLHTIYYYESSMEMSAHACISILSSFSRFRVLHLNCTVSMKIPSCIGRMKHLRYLDLTFSIKVEELPRSITELINLETLLLNYCESLRELPKDLWKLVSLRHLELNGCSSLTYMPRGIGKMTNLQTLTLFVLDATSKDSARASELRGLNNLRGELKITGLQCLRHCPTEAKDINLMGKPHLHRLSLNWNYEEIVGDVNDLDKDDIILHDIVMHSNITSLKIRGFGGVTMSSLVNLSTSLDKLTVEGCTRLQYLEIAPLHVKCIWLWDLPSLEWIVNNNNNNGDNSSTFCASLAEIGLEDLPNLKGWCRCSEEEMSKGCCHQFKSLDHLLIDDCRNLISIPQHTDIKVIDLGDVTSKILQQAVTHSKVEFLKLNNILNFKSLRGVFQHLTSVCDMHISNCEEFDPCNDEDGCYSMKWKELTNLKVLTFDKLPKMKYLPEGLQHITTLQTLRIIDCVNLTSIPEWATSLQVYIRGCPMVTPLPTAVEDQ comes from the coding sequence ATGGCTGAAGGTTTGTTGTTTAACACGATTGAGAAGCTGATCGGGAAGCTGGGTTCTATGGCTGTGGAGACCTGGAACATGAGAGATGATCTTGAAAAGCTGGTGGAAAACATGTCTGAGATCAAGGCTGTGGTTTTGGATGCAGAGGAGCAGCAGAGCAACAGCCATCAAGTTCAACTTTGGTTGGAAAAGCTCAAAGATGCTCTTGATGATGCAGATGACTTGCTTGATGACTTCAACACTGAAGAGTTAAGGCGACAGGTGATGACCAGTGACAAGAAGGCTAAGAAGTTTCGCATCTTCTTCTCATCTTCTAACCAAATTTTCTATTCATTCAAAATGGCTGGGAAAATTAAGGAACTTGGTAAGATAATTCAGGACCTTAATGTTGGTAAAAGAACTTTTAACTTTACAAATCGTACTCCTGAGCGACGAGTTTTGAAACAAAGAGAAACTCATTCCTTTGTTCGTGAGGAAGAAGTCATCGGAAGAGAGGAGGAGAAGAAAGAGTTGCTAGAGTTGTTGTTTGACAACAGCATCAATGTGAAAGACAATGTTTCAGTTATTTCCATAATTGGAGTTGGAGGACTTGGAAAGACTACGCTTGCTCAACATGTATACAACGACAAACAAGTGCAACAACACTTTGAATTGAAGAAATGGGTGTGTGTTTCtgatgattttgatgtaaaaggTATTGCTGCAAAGATCATCGGATCAAAAACTAATATTGTTGAGATGGATAAAGTGCAGCTGGAGCTTCGCGAAAAAGTTGAGGGCAAGAGATATCTGCTTGTCTTGGATGACATTTGGAATGAGGATGGTGATCTTTGGCTTCAATTGATGACACTACTGAAAGACGGAGCAAAAGgaagtaaaataattatcacCACGAGAAGTGAGATGGTAGCCAAGGTATGTCGTTCATCTTCAATCTTCTTTTTAAAGGGTCTTGATGAAAAACAATCTTGGAGATTATTCAGCCAACTAGCTTTTGAGAATGAAAAGGATCTAGAGAATGAGAATTTGGTGTCAATTGGCAAGGAAATTGTGAAAAAATGCTCAGGTGTTCCTCTCGCCATTAGAATCATTGGATGCCTAATGTTAACCATGGAGGATTGGTCAACTTTCAAGAACAAAGATCTTGTGAAAATTGATGAACAAGGTGGCCATAAAATTTTTCAACTTATCAAACTAAGTTATGATCACCTACCCTTTCATTTGAAAAACTGTTTTgctttttgttctttgtttcCACAAGATTTTGAAATTGAGAAGCAAATGCTGATTCGCCTTTGGATTGCACAAGGATTTGTTCAGTCATCAGATGAAAATATAAGTTTAGAAGATATTGGTGAAAAGTACTTCATGGATTTTGTTCATAAGTCTTTCTTTCAAAATATCACCAAACGATTTGATGGCAAGGTACATTTCCAAATGCATGATATTGTGCATGATCTGGCAAGTGTTATTTCAAGAAGTGAATATCTTTTAGTTAAAGAAAGGGGGCAACatgttgacaaaaaaaatcgtCATGTCTCTTTTGGCTTTAAATTGGATTCTTCATGGAAGGTTCCAACTTCTCTTCTCAATGCTTACAAACTAAGGACATTTTTATTGCCACTTcatacaatttattattatgaatCTTCAATGGAAATGTCTGCGCATGCTTGTATTTCCATCTTGTCAAGTTTTAGTCGGTTTCGTGTGTTGCATCTTAATTGCACAGTGTCAATGAAGATTCCATCTTGTATTGGTAGGATGAAACATCTAAGGTATCTTGACCTTACTTTTAGTATTAAAGTTGAAGAGCTCCCAAGGTCTATAactgaattaattaatttggagACTCTTTTACTCAATTATTGTGAAAGTTTGAGAGAGTTGCCCAAAGATCTTTGGAAGTTGGTAAGTCTTCGACATCTTGAGTTGAATGGTTGCAGTAGCTTAACTTATATGCCACGTGGAATAGGAAAAATGACTAATCTTCAAACACTGACACTATTTGTGTTAGATGCGACTTCCAAAGACAGTGCCAGAGCTAGTGAGCTAAGAGGATTAAATAATTTGAGGGGAGAACTAAAGATAACAGGCTTGCAATGCTTGAGGCATTGTCCTACAGAAGCTAAGGACATCAATTTAATGGGGAAGCCACATCTTCATCGGTTATCATTAAATTGGAATTATGAAGAAATTGTTGGTGATGTGAATGACTTGGATAAAGATGATATAATCCTACATGACATAGTTATGCACTCCAATATCACGTCCTTGAAAATAAGGGGATTTGGTGGTGTGACAATGTCTAGTTTGGTCAATTTATCTACAAGTTTGGATAAATTGACTGTAGAGGGTTGCACAAGATTGCAATATCTCGAAATTGCACCATTGCATGTCAAATGCATCTGGTTGTGGGATTTGCCGTCCCTAGAGTGGATagtcaacaacaacaacaacaatggtgATAATTCATCAACATTTTGTGCATCACTCGCAGAGATAGGTCTTGAAGATTTACCCAATCTAAAAGGATGGTGTAGGTGTAGTGAAGAAGAAATGTCAAAGGGTTGTTGTCATCAGTTTAAGAGTCTTGATCATTTACTGATTGATGACTGTCGTAATCTAATTTCCATTCCACAGCACACAGATATCAAGGTAATAGACCTTGGTGATGTCACATCAAAGATATTACAACAAGCAGTCACTCATTCCAAAGTGGAGtttctaaaattaaataatatacttAATTTTAAATCTCTACGTGGAGTCTTTCAGCATCTCACTAGCGTGTGTGATATGCATATCAGTAATTGTGAGGAGTTTGATCCGTGCAATGATGAAGATGGTTGTTACAGCATGAAATGGAAAGAACTCACAAACCTCAAAGTGTTGACTTTTGATAAACTcccaaaaatgaaatatttaccTGAGGGGCTTCAGCATATTACCACTTTACAAACTCTAAGAATCATAGATTGTGTCAACCTTACATCTATACCTGAATGGGCAACATCACTTCAAGTATATATACGTGGATGCCCGATGGTGACGCCTCTGCCTACAGCGGTGGAAGATCAATAG
- the LOC123922062 gene encoding vesicle-associated membrane protein 722-like, giving the protein MSRKILKVLYRFFHNLFYYFVAYCVVAVESVERQIPIAFLERIKDDFNKRYGGGRATTATTRSLNKDFGPKLKQHMQYCVEHPEEVSKLAKVKAQVSEVKGVMMENIDKVIDRGEKIEVLVDKTENLRSQAQDFRQQGTQLRRKMWYQNMKIKLIVLAIIIALILIIVLSVCHGFSC; this is encoded by the exons ATGTCACGCAAAATTCTAAAAGTTTTATACCG cttttttcataatttgttttactattttGTAGCTTATTGTGTAGTAGCAGTGGAGTCTGTTGAAAGACAAATTCCAATTGCTTTTCTTGAACGGATTAAGGATGATTTTAACAAAAGATATGGTGGAGGAAGAGCTACAACAGCAACTACTAGAAGTCTTAACAAAGATTTTGG ACCAAAGTTGAAGCAGCATATGCAATATTGTGTTGAACATCCAGAGGAAGTTAGCAAGCTTGCTAAAGTGAAAGCTCAAGTTTCTGAAGTCAAAGGAGTTATGATGGAAAATATTGACAAG GTTATTGACAGGGGAGAAAAAATTGAGGTTTTGGTGGATAAAACAGAGAACCTTCGTTCTCAG GCACAAGATTTCAGGCAGCAAGGAACACAGTTGAGGAGAAAAATGTGGTATCAGAATATGAAGATCAAGCTCATAGTTCTTGCTATCATAATTGCATTGATTCTCATTATTGTTCTATCTGTGTGTCATGGTTTCAGTTGTTAA
- the LOC123921827 gene encoding disease resistance protein RGA2-like has translation MADGLLFNTIEKLIGKLGTMAVESWNMRDDLEKLVEKMSEIKAVVLDAEEQQSNNQVQLWLEKLKDALEDAEDLLDDFNTEEIRRQVMTSDKKAKKFRIFFSSSNQLFYSFKMAGKIKELGKKIKDLDVGKRTFNFTNRTPEPRVLKRRETLPFVGEEQVIGRKEEEKELLELLFDTSINVKNNVSVISITGLGGLGKTTLAHLIYNNKKVQQHFELKEWVVVSNPFVVKGIAAKIIGSKTNIVEMNKVQPELREKVEGKRYLLVLDDIWNEDGDLWLQLMTLLKDGAKGSKIIITTRSEKVAKVCRSSSIFFLKGLDEKQSWRLFSQLAFENEKDLENENLVSIGKEIVKKCSGVPLAIRIIGCLMLTMEDWSTFKNKDLVKIDEQGGNKIFQLIKLSYDHLPFHLKKCFAFCSLFPKDYLIEKQMLIRLWIAQGFVQSSDENRSLEDIGEKYFMDFVHNSLFQNITKRFEGKLVCFQMHDIVHDLASFISKSDYFLINETGQHDVDIKTRHVSFSFKLDSKWQVPTSLLKAYKLRTFLLPLHYAGNYEIQVSACNSILSSFRRFRVLNLNCTESMKIPSCIGRMKHLRYLDLSRNRIEELPRSITELINLETLLLNHCYRLRELPKDLWKLVSLRHLELDECYRLTCMPRGIGKMTNLQTLTLFVLDATSKDSAKARELRGLNNLRGELEIRGLECLRHCPTEAKDINLMGKPHLHQLRLEWNSWNSQIVCDVNDLEKDDIILHDIVMHSNITSIALTGFGGVTFNLSTNLDALCVYKCPRFQYLELALLHVKKITLGDLPSLEWVVNDNNNGDNSSSTFCASLTQIDLYQLHNLKGWCRCSEEEMSKGCCHQFKSLEMLWIYDCHNLISIPQHTDIKKMLLSDVTSKILQQAVTHSNVEFLDLNNILNFKSLSGVLQHLTTLFRLTIVDCTEFDPCNDEDGCYSMKWKELTNLRVLTFDGIPKMKYLPEGLQHITTLQTLRIKKCVNLTSIPEWATSLQGLYIEQCPMVTSPPAAVEDQ, from the coding sequence ATGGCTGATGGTTTATTGTTTAACACGATTGAGAAGCTGATCGGGAAGCTGGGTACTATGGCTGTTGAGAGCTGGAACATGAGAGATGATCTTGAAAAGCTGGTGGAAAAAATGTCTGAGATCAAGGCTGTGGTTTTGGATGCAGAGGAGCAGCAGAGCAACAATCAAGTTCAACTTTGGTTGGAAAAGCTCAAAGATGCTCTTGAAGATGCTGAAGACTTGCTTGATGACTTCAACACTGAAGAGATAAGGCGACAGGTCATGACCAGTGACAAGAAGGCTAAGAAGTTTCGCATCTTCTTCTCATCTTCTAACCAACTTTTCTATTCATTCAAAATGGCTGGGAAAATTAAGGAACTTGGTAAGAAAATCAAGGACCTTGATGTTGGTAAAAGAACTTTTAATTTTACTAATCGCACTCCTGAGCCACGAGTTTTGAAACGAAGAGAAACTCTCCCCTTTGTTGGTGAGGAACAAGTCATCGGAAGAAAGGAGGAGGAGAAAGAGTTGCTAGAGTTATTGTTTGACACCAGCATCAATGTGAAAAACAATGTTTCAGTTATTTCCATAACTGGACTTGGAGGACTTGGAAAGACTACGCTTGCTCACCttatatacaacaacaaaaaagtgcAACAACATTTTGAGTTGAAGGAATGGGTGGTTGTTTCTAATCCTTTCGTTGTAAAAGGTATTGCTGCAAAGATCATCGGATCAAAAACTAATATTGTTGAGATGAATAAAGTGCAGCCGGAGCTTCGCGAAAAAGTTGAGGGCAAGAGATATCTGCTTGTCTTGGATGACATTTGGAATGAGGATGGTGATCTTTGGCTTCAATTGATGACACTACTGAAAGACGGAGCAAAAGgaagtaaaataattatcacCACGAGAAGTGAGAAGGTAGCCAAGGTATGTCGTTCATCTTCAATCTTCTTTTTAAAGGGTCTTGATGAAAAACAATCTTGGAGATTATTCAGTCAACTAGCTTTTGAGAATGAAAAGGATCTAGAGAATGAGAATTTGGTGTCAATTGGCAAGGAAATTGTGAAAAAATGCTCAGGTGTTCCTCTCGCCATTAGAATCATTGGATGCCTAATGTTAACCATGGAGGATTGGTCAACTTTCAAGAACAAAGATCTTGTGAAAATTGATGAACAAGGTGGCAATAAAATTTTTCAACTTATCAAACTAAGTTATGATCATCTACCCTTTCATTTGAAAAAGTGTTTTGCATTTTGTTCTTTGTTTCCAAAAGATTATTTAATTGAGAAGCAAATGCTGATTCGACTTTGGATTGCACAAGGATTTGTTCAGTCATCAGATGAAAATAGAAGTTTAGAAGATATTGGTGAAAAGTACTTCATGGATTTTGTTCATAACTCTCTCTTTCAAAATATCACCAAACGATTTGAAGGCAAGCTGGTATGTTTCCAAATGCATGATATTGTGCATGATCTGGcaagttttatttcaaaaagtgactattttttaattaatgaaacgGGGCAACATGATGTTGACATAAAAACCCGTCATGTCTCTTTTAGCTTTAAATTGGATTCTAAATGGCAAGTTCCAACTTCTCTTCTCAAGGCTTACAAACTAAGGACATTTTTATTACCACTACATTATGCTGGCAATTATGAAATACAAGTGTCTGCTTGTAATTCCATCTTGTCAAGTTTTAGACGGTTTCGTGTGCTAAATCTCAACTGCACAGAGTCAATGAAGATTCCATCTTGTATTGGTAGGATGAAACATTTAAGGTATCTTGACCTTTCACGTAATCGGATTGAAGAGCTCCCAAGGTCTATAactgaattaattaatttggagACTCTTTTACTCAATCATTGTTATAGGTTGAGAGAGTTGCCCAAAGATCTTTGGAAGTTGGTAAGTCTTCGACATCTTGAGTTGGATGAATGCTATAGATTAACTTGTATGCCACGTGGAATAGGAAAAATGACTAATCTTCAAACACTGACACTATTTGTGTTAGATGCGACTTCCAAAGACAGTGCCAAAGCTCGTGAGCTAAGAGGGTTAAATAATTTGAGAGGAGAACTAGAGATAAGAGGCTTGGAATGCTTGAGGCATTGTCCTACAGAAGCTAAGGACATCAATTTAATGGGGAAGCCACATCTTCATCAGTTGAGATTAGAATGGAATTCATGGAATTCACAAATTGTTTGTGATGTGAATGACTTGGAAAAAGATGATATAATCCTACATGACATAGTTATGCACTCCAATATCACGTCCATAGCATTAACTGGATTTGGTGGTGTGACATTCAATTTATCTACAAATTTGGATGCATTGTGTGTATACAAATGCCCAAGATTTCAATATCTCGAACTTGCATTGTTGCATGTCAAAAAAATCACGTTGGGAGATTTGCCGTCCCTAGAGTGGGTAGTCAACGACAACAACAATGGTGATAATTCATCATCAACATTCTGTGCATCACTCACACAGATTGATCTTTATCAATTACACAATCTTAAAGGATGGTGTAGGTGTAGTGAAGAAGAAATGTCAAAGGGTTGTTGTCATCAGTTTAAGAGTCTTGAAATGTTATGGATTTATGATTGTCATAATCTAATTTCCATTCCACAGCACACAGATATCAAGAAAATGCTCCTTAGTGATGTCACATCAAAGATATTACAACAAGCAGTCACTCATTCCAATGTGGAGTTTCTTGATTTAAATAATATACTTAATTTTAAATCTCTAAGTGGAGTCCTTCAACATCTGACTACATTGTTTAGATTAACTATCGTGGATTGCACGGAGTTTGATCCGTGCAATGATGAAGATGGTTGTTACAGCATGAAATGGAAAGAACTCACAAACCTCAGAGTGTTGACTTTTGATGGAATcccaaaaatgaaatatttgcCTGAGGGGCTTCAGCACATTACCACTTTACAAACTCTAAGAATCAAGAAATGTGTCAACCTTACATCTATACCTGAATGGGCAACATCACTGCAAGGGTTATATATCGAACAATGCCCGATGGTGACGTCTCCGCCTGCAGCGGTGGAGGATCAATAG